The Candidatus Binatia bacterium genomic sequence CCAGCTCGTGCCAGTTCAATCTGGTCGTGGACACTCCACGACGTGCACGACCCTCAGTCGTAGACCGCGAGCACTACCCCCTGGCAGTCCCTGCCGATCTCCACCAGGAGTTCTCGCGGCGCCTCCAGCGACGGCACGCCCTTGTTGTATTGCTTGGCGACGATTCCGAAGCGGGCCTGTAGGGTCCCGGCCAGCCGCTGCAGCAACGCGTCGGCGTTGGGCTTGTTGTTGCTCAAAAAGCCGATGGTCTTGCCGGCCAGATCCCCCAAACGCGTGCGGCGCTCTGCCATCGGGGGTGGCGGCACGGAAACCGGATTCAGTGCGATCAGCGTCATGGCGCCATGATACGGCAACGATGCGACGGGCGTCCAGGGATGTGAGCCCTTGACCGTGTCCGAGTCATTTGATGGGGTGTCCCTTCGAGACGCGACGGCGGCGTAGAGGAGAGAGCTTGCGTGGACTTCCAACTGGCCGAACAACAAGAACTGCTCCAGCAAACCGTGCGGAAGTTCGCGCAGCAGGAGTGCCGCGAAGCCGCCGCCGTGTGGGATCGGACGGGTGCCCTGCCGGACGCCGCGCTCATCGGGAAAATGGTGCGGATGGGACTGATCGGCATGTGCTTGCCCGAAGCGTACGGTGGTGGCGGGCAGGAGTTGCTGTCCGCCATTCTGTGCATCGAGCAGCTCGCGGCCGTGTCGCCGCTGGCCGCGGCGGCCGTGTTCGAATCCAACGTCGGGCCGGTGCGTGTCATCGAGCACTTCGGCAGCGAAGCCCAGAAGGCGCGCTGGCTGCCGCCGGTGGTGCACGGCAAGCTGCAGATCTCGATCGGGATGACAGAGCCGGAGGCCGGCAGCGCCCTGACCGATCTGCGTACCCGGGCCGACAAGTGCGACGGCGGCTATCGCGTCAACGGGCGCAAGTGCTTCTGCACCGGCGGCGGCCACTCCGGGGCCTACATGGTCTACTGTCGCGTCGGTGATGTGCCCGGTCCCAAGGGGATCGCCGGGCTGCTGATCGAAAAAGGCGCCCCCGGTCTCACTTTTGGAAAGCAGGAACAGTTCATGGGCCTGCGCGGCTTCCCGAGCTCCGACTTGATCTTCGAGGATTGCTTCGTCCCCGAGGAGAATCTCATCGTGCCTGCGGGCGGCTTCGCCATGCTCATGCAGTGCTTCGACATCGAGCGCTGTGGCAACGCCACCATGGCACTCGGCATCGCCACCGGGGCACTCGAGTTCGCGGTTGAGTACGCCCAGCAGCGCCAGACCTTCGGGAAACCGATCTGCGAGCGGCAGGCGATCCAGATGATGCTTGCCGATATGGCGACACGCGTCGATGCCGCGCGGCTGCTCGTCTACCGCGCCGCGGTCAATGCCAGCAAGGGTCTTCCGTCAATCAAGGAAACATCGATGGCGAAGGTCTTTGCCAATGAGACGGCGAAGGCGGTCACCGACATGGCCATGGAGATCCTCGGCGGGTATGGCTACTCC encodes the following:
- a CDS encoding acyl-CoA dehydrogenase family protein, yielding MDFQLAEQQELLQQTVRKFAQQECREAAAVWDRTGALPDAALIGKMVRMGLIGMCLPEAYGGGGQELLSAILCIEQLAAVSPLAAAAVFESNVGPVRVIEHFGSEAQKARWLPPVVHGKLQISIGMTEPEAGSALTDLRTRADKCDGGYRVNGRKCFCTGGGHSGAYMVYCRVGDVPGPKGIAGLLIEKGAPGLTFGKQEQFMGLRGFPSSDLIFEDCFVPEENLIVPAGGFAMLMQCFDIERCGNATMALGIATGALEFAVEYAQQRQTFGKPICERQAIQMMLADMATRVDAARLLVYRAAVNASKGLPSIKETSMAKVFANETAKAVTDMAMEILGGYGYSTEYPIERMLRDSRGWPIAGGTLQIQKIIIASLVCGRRFDQRK